The genomic region TCCAATTACAAATTAATATAATGTATTTCCTTAATTGGACATTAGACATTGGAAATTGGACATTTCTCATTTTCCAAATGTACAACATCCGCCTTCTATCTTAAGTGCCTGCAGATTAACCAGTCCCTGTGCTATCTTTTTTCTTGCTGACGATAAAATCCTCGAAAATGTGGGTCTTGAGACCTTCATTCTCTTTGCTGCCTTTTCCTGGTCAAGCCCTTCAAAATCATACAGGCGGATGGCTTCAAATTCATCCAGAGTGACGATCACTTCTTCAAGACGCTTTTCAGGAACGCACTTTGGCTTAAAAAAGCGGAAGTCTCCGTCGCATTTGATATGTCTTGTCTTTTTTGGTCTCATATAGTTATGAACATGTGTTCATAACTATGATACACGGGACGCGCAAATGTGTCAATAGTGGGGGAGGGGTGACCCGACGCTGAAGCGTCGGCTCCGTTCGGGCAGGAGCCGAACCTTCAGGTTCGGGTCTGCGGACTATTCTTTACCCAAAATATAGGCGAACATCAAAGGCGCGACGATGGTAGCGTCGCTTTCGATGACAAAACTTGGTGTTTCTTTCCCAAGTTTGCCCCAGGTTATCTTTTCGTTGGGTACCGCTCCGCTGTATGAGCCGTAAGAGGTGGTGCTGTCTGATATCTGGCAGAAATAGCCCCATTTCTGGACGCCTTCTTCAAAAAGGTCCTGTTCAATAAGCGGCACAACGCAGATGGGAAAAT from Candidatus Margulisiibacteriota bacterium harbors:
- a CDS encoding DUF134 domain-containing protein, producing the protein MRPKKTRHIKCDGDFRFFKPKCVPEKRLEEVIVTLDEFEAIRLYDFEGLDQEKAAKRMKVSRPTFSRILSSARKKIAQGLVNLQALKIEGGCCTFGK